The sequence ACTGCGATCCTCGGAACTCCAGGTCTCCACCCAGGGCCGTTAGTCCTGAAGCATCTTGTCCGCCGCTCAGACACTTGAGTGCAAAAACCCCTGCCTGCCCTGCGTGCTAGTTCCTCAGACCCCTTGCTCCCTTTTAAGGCTGCTGGTGGGACCAACTGTGAGCGGCGGGGAGGTGGGCTTGCTCACGGGGAATCTCCGCCGCTACTGAATAACGCCACGTCTTGGCCGCTGCCCGCCGATCGGGCAGGCAGGGACGGTAAGCCTTAGCGGGGAGGCTGGCCTCGGCCCGCCGCGCCGCGTCCCCAAGCCCGCAGCCACGCGGAACCGCGTCCTGGAGCAGCCTCACCTACTCCGGGAGCGGCCACGGCCACCGGCGCAGGACCGCTGGGCTCCCGGCCTGTGAGTCCGTAAGCACCGCCCCAATCAGAAAGCCCCGCCCCGGCGCTCAGTGTCTGTCATCAAGGCCCGGCCCCTGCGCCAAGCCCCACCCATTTAGCCACCCGACCTGGCCCAGGGAGTGGGTGAGGGGCTCCGCCAAGGTTTCCTGGTGGAGTTGGAGAGATGAGAAAGGGGTAGAGTGTCATAAATGCTCCGAACGGCCTATAGCTAAGGAAATCGACAATGAAAAGTTACAGACGATCAGCTGTGAGGCTTCTGCAGCGTCCCCTTCCCCACTACCTGCCGCTCCTCCGCCCCCACGGCCCCCCCCTCACCCCCCTGTTCCGGGTGGACCACGCTGAccctggaaaaaaagaaactcctTCTAGGTGGGTGCCTGCTGGCGTGGTTACTTGGAGCTCCCGCTTTTCTTCCGAAGCCAGAACATTACTGTGGTCCTTATTCTCAAGATAATATTCGGGGAAATTCAGTTGCATATATTGCACTGTTAAAGatgtggtaaagcgtctgcctgcgatgcgggagacccgggttctatccctggattggaaagatctcctggagaaggaaatggctacccactccagtattcttgcctggagaatcccacggacagaggagctacagtccatggggtcgcaaagagtcagacacgactgagcgagcttcACAGCTTcactttctcatatatatatatatatatatatatatatatatatatatatatatatatatatatatatagagagagagagagagagagagagagagagagagaagtcattGTGGCTAATACATGAGTTAActtgaattttattattattattatttttaggccATGGCACTCAGCTTGAGGGGACCTGAGATTCctcaccaaggatcaaaccccaggtcccctgcattgagagctggagtcttaaccactggaccaccagggaagtcccctgttaaCTTAAACTTGATGCTAACTAAAGCTTGTTTGTGGCTTATCAACCtacattgtacatctgctttaattattaaagaagAGGACGCATTGACCAGAAGTCAAGGATGTCCATGttcaaaataaagattaaagTCCTTCCTGGGATGCCAGTACTGGTCCTCCTCTGATAATAAGACTCACTTCGCAGGTGTCAAGGTCATACTGACTCGCCTCAAACGTGCTGCTCTGTTCTGAGACCTTGAAGAAATATCTCCCTGACTTTTTTGACATTCTTTGTTCTGACAAGACACAAAATTACGCTGAAAACCCtgcttctttggagcagtttcacAGAGTAATCTGGGAAGCAGGCTTCTGGGCTAGCCCTGTCTGGCTcaaaactcttcttttttttattatcatttttgatgatttttttttttgcacgaGACATTACCTATTGAAAGTGTACCATTCCATGCTGTTTACTATATTCAGagtccctccaccaccaccaccaccatctaatTTCAGAGCAAAAGAAATCTATACTGTTCCTTTCACCCTCAACCccattctcccctcctcccagcctatGGCAACAGCtgattttactttctgtttctgtgggtTTGCCTGTTCTCAAAAAACAGGGCTTTGCTGTGACACAGTAAGTCACCCCCACCatatggaagaagagaaaaacgGAATGAAGTCAAGGCCCCACGGGCACAGGTGGCTGGGGAGCGGAGAGAAGAGATGAAGGCTCACCCCTGCTCTAGGCAGCCTGAGTCCTGCCTGGGGGAAGCCAGGGTCCACCTGGAGGTGCAGCAAGAAAGGAGCCAGGAGAATGAGGGGAAAGGCCCTTCAGGGAGAAAGCCAGGGTGCTGGCTGAGGGGCTTGGAGGGGAGAAGGCGAAGCTTCAAGGGGGCTGGCTAAGTCAAGGCTGGGTCTGTCGACCTGCACCCGTCCACCTCTCACCCCCATCCAAGCAGTTCGTTGAAGGTATCGTTTCCTGCCCATTTCTTTGATTTGGATCCTTTTGCCCCTGGCCCCCAACTTCTGCCAAGTACATCATGACattggagagaagagagaaaaaaacggagagaagagaggagggcagggctggagggagaagccaggaggtggagtgggaggggagacagggaggaggagggagggcggAGCGGAAGGGTGGGGTTCCGTCTATAAAGGGTGAAGCCTGCTGGCCTGGCAGGCAGGAGAGCTCAGGTCCACTCCAGCAGGCGCCAGCTCCAGGGACCCCATAGGCTTTGGTGAGTCCTCCCCGAGATCGGCAGTAGGTCCCTGCAGCACTTGTCCCCATCCCATGCCACCTGCCTCCCTTGCAGCGGGGCCTGGCTTGAGATGGGGGTGCTCCCGGTGCCTGCCGCTGTCCATGTTGGGTCCTCATCATCCACCCACCTGCTCTCTCCAGTTAATCCTCAAGGTAGGTGCCAGAGGGGGAGGACCAGCCTGCACTATGAATCCATGGCTCCTGGTCTGCCTGATGGCCTGCTTCGCAGTTGCCTGGGCTCCCACTGTCCACGCTCAAGGTACTGTCTCAGTTCATCCCTCCCCCCTCTGGAGTCCCCTCTCCCCAtctttcctgtgcctcctgctacCAATGTGCTTCTCCCCTCCTCCAGAAAGCTCCCCTGATCCCATCAGCACTGAATCCATTCTCTGATGGACAGCTCCCCCACCAGGCATGCAAAAACTCGCAGCatttgtgcagctgcttgggggtGATGGTCCTCAGCCTCTCCTTCCAGAGCCCCTGGGTGCCTCCCCCACAGTCCATGACCCAAGGCATCCCTCCAAACTCCAGCCAACCCAGGAACTATGGGGAACAGACGGCGGCATGGCTGCTTACCGCCCAGGACACATTGCGGTGACCTGAGCCTGCAAAGCCCCTAGGGGTAAGGGGGCGTTGAGATCAGAACCTGGGAGCCCAGTGAAAATGGGTCTCCGTCTTGGCTTCCCCCACCCAGGCTACCTGTGTGGTCTGGCCTTTATGACCCCGAGTTTTTTCATCTGCCAAGTGAGGTTCCAAATTCCCACTGCAGAGATGGGACGTGAGGAGCCAGTTGGATACTcctggcccagtgcctggcagCTGCTATGATAACGACTACTGCTATTAACGGGgaattcctctcctcctctcccgaGAATAAGCACTTGAGGATATTGGGGACCAAAGTTCATTCCGAATGCTCCCCCCCCCACAAGTGTCCCTCAGCTTTGCCACTGTTTTCTCCATCCCTGTGGGCCTGAGGAGGCAGCTGAGCCCCAGCAGGTAGCCAAGCAGAACCCCTGGCCAAGTGGAAGCCCCATGGCCCCACCCACCTGCCCCACCTGCCCCTCATTAGGTCTGAGAGGCCCTAGCCCTGCCCCAGCAGACCTTAGCCTTTGCCCAGGATGGGGCTGGGCCTCGTTCTCATTGTCCTCTAATAAGAGGCCCATTTCAGGAGCCAGGCCCAAACTGGGCCCTTTGATCCTGGGGGCAGGgttgcccccagccccagggagctTCCTGCCTGGTGCTGCAACACCATCCTTCTAACTCCACTGCTCCCTGCTTTCTGGTCAAGGTGGGGATAGGGGGAGCCTTCAAGTCCTCCCCGAGCCCCTCCCGGAGGTCAGGTGTGGCCCCTGGAGGCAGGGATTGGCAGAGGGATGGATCCCAGGGGACCCTGAAGGCCCAGCACTGTCTCCATATTAATTCATCCTTtgctcatcccaccctctcaccctCCCTGATACTTCTGGCACCAGCACCTCCACCTCCAACCGTGCCCCCTCCCCTTCTCAGGGCATTGCACCCACTCCTTGCCCTCTGCACCAGAGCAGGAGTGGAAATGGTCAATTTATTTCGTGGTCTTGGACGCTTCCCAGCTGGGGCCTGTGGGGCTCTCTCCAGCTCCTGCCAGCTGTCCCTTTGTCGAGGGCCAAAGATGAGCCCAGCAGCCACCTCACTGTCTATGCTGTCCCTGGGCCTCCACAGTGCCTAGAAGGGTTGCAGTGTGTGCGCCCGGATAACTACGTCTGTGGGCATCCCTGCAGAGCGCATGCGCGGCCGCACAGCTCAGTGGGGACATCCCTGCAGGGCACCTGCGAAACCGCAGGGCGCATAGGTAGCCGCACATGCGCGTAGGTGCCATGTCTGTGGACGGCCCTGCAGAGTGTGTGAGTGGCCGTACGTGCACGTGCTCAGACTTGAGACTGTGGGCGGCTGTGTGGTCGCAGGTGCCTTTGAGGACTGCTGCTTGGCCTACCACCACCGAGTCAGGCTGTCCTTGCTGCGACAGGCCCAGAGTTACTATCGCCAGGACGTGAGCGGGAGCTGCAACCTGCCTGCTGTGATGTGAGTGGGACCGTGGGGGAGTCGGTGGGGGCTGTCACGCAACTTTCCTCTCCACTTACATCCTCACCTGGGCATCCCCATCCCTGCAGATTCTTCTTACCCCAGAGAAACAAGATGGTGTGTGGGAGGCCAGGGGCCAGTTGGGTTCAGGCTGGGATGAAGATTTTGGATGCCCGGAAAAAGAGCCGGTTAAACCACCACCCCAGCACCTGGAGAAACTTCCAAGGTGGGTGAGACCCCAGGCCAGCATCTAAGAAGTCCATCCTCCCAGCTGTGGCCCCTGAACGTCTCAACCCTTGAAGGAGGGGACAACAGCCAAGTCCCTGACAGCTGCCTCCACCCCAAGGAGAGCCAGGGGTGGGTGAGTGGGAGGCTGAAGGAATGTGCAGTGTGTTAAGTCAATACACTTTCAAATAGCTAGAGATGGAAAATTCAAGGAAATAGGAAACTCATTGGCTCAAATAACCAGTCAACATGAGGCTTCAGGTTTGGGTGGATCCAGGTGCTCAAAAGATATAGGTGGCactctttttctatttctcttgccTTCTGACAGGCCCTCACTCTGGGGTGAGGAAATTGAGCTCTGGAACCTCAACACTTCCATTGTCGAGGTTTAGCGGCCCCACCAGAAACAGCAAGAGGAAAACTTCCCTCCTGTCAACTGCTAATCCAGGTTGACTCTTGGTCACGTGATCACCCCTCCCCTTGTGCCTCCGTCCCACCCCCAACTCCACCCCATCAGTGCTGCAGAGAAATGAGGGCTCTCAGATCAGCCCCACAGGTTCATATGGGCGGGACCTAGGGGGCTGATCATTACCCTGCCCCTGTCCAGAGAAATGCCAGGCATGTGAACCAAGAGCTGCAGGGCCCCCCTCACTCCACTCCAGTCCTCCTCACCTGCCAACCCCTCTGATCCCTCCAGCAGGACCATGAGCCCACACTACTCCAGGATCTACCCACACAAGATGGGCTGGACCTCTCTCTGCCACAGTCGTCACTCTGCGGCCTTGACTGCCCCAGCCACTCTGTCCTTCAGGGCAAATCTCAACCCCTGTACctgaggctgtgctgggtccctcCCTGTCACCCCTGCCACCTCCTGTTCCTCCAGCGACGGGAACCAGGGAGCCCTGTTACTTCAAGCTCCGCGCCTGCTCCAGACACCAGAGTCACGCCTGCCTGGGTAACCATTCTTGGAAAGAACCGTCGCAATCGTTGCCTGCCTGCAGACACACCTACCCGCATCCCTCTGGGTCCTTGCAGAGCTTCAGTTCTCTCCCAGGATGTGCttctaaaacttttaaataaactgTTGGGACACCATGCTTGTCTTCGTCACCTTTCATTATGGGGTGCGAACCTCTAGCCTGTGTTGAAACCCACACGATGCCCTCTGACCACAGGATCTGTGCTCTTAGGCTGTGAGGGCCAAGCACTTGTATGAGTGGCTGCAGGCTCTGTATGAGTCCAGCCTTGTGCTTCCCAGTGGCAGCCTTGAGCAGAtcaccctttcttcctttctcatcaCTGGGGTCACCATGCTTGCTCTGCCCAGATCCCTGGGCTGTAGTGAGACTGGGTGACGGACAGAGAAGTTCTCTGCATGCTCTGATGGGACCCAGAGGCTCCTGATAAGTCAGGTGGGCCAGGACTGGAGTAAGTACAGAGCCCTGTAGCCAGGCAGTAGTGACCACTCTGCAGAAGGCAGAGCCACACTGGGGTCCTGGGTCTCTCACCCAGACTTGAGCCACCCAACTATGTGGCCTCCATTTCCACCATGACTGAGAATGTTCCAGATGAGACCCGAATGTACCATCCCTAGAGGACAATAAGTGGTTGGGGGCCAAGGTGCAGACTCAGCGGAATGTCGTGGTCCCACTACACTGTGTGGGTGCCCAGAGCAGGTTCCAAACTCCCGAAGCTTCGGTTTCCCAAACAGAGGTGGTAACACTGCCTGCCTCATACATGTTCATGGGGACTAAATATGCTATTGTTTGTTACACATCAAAGCACCTGCACAAGCTTAACTTTAACACGAGTTCATTGAGCTTGGCCATCAAATTCAGTAGATCCAGCCCAACCAGGCATGGTTCCCTGACTTTGAACTCGGTTCTTCTATCTGCACCTTGGTGTTGCTTTGGTCAGGTTGCTTAATCTCTCTTAGCTTCAGTTTTCCTATCTATAAAAGGAGGATGAGAGTAACAGTATTTATTCCACAGTTATAAATGTAACAGGGAAGAACATTTTGTATCCTATTTCAAGTTAATCAGTAAAGGGATGTTGCCTATaagcttaaattatacataatggcccatctctgggaaAGTTGCTTCCCAGGTAATGAACACAAACCTAAAATACCTTCAATTAGCTTACAGGAGGCATCCAGGCCAGGCCCATCTGTGAATGactgcaggaaggaagaaattaacatgtCCCCTCTCCTCTGGAGGCTGACGGGAACCAGGAAATTGGTTGGACTTCACACCttccccttttagtataaaagaagcctggaTTCAACTCAGGCAAGACATTCCTTTGGGGCACaagtccaccatcttctcagtTTGCTGGCTCTCCGAATAAAGTCGCTATTCTTTGCCCCAACAACTCATCTCCTGATTTATCGGCCTGTTGTGCAGCAAACAGTGCgggagcttggactcagtaaggACCGAATGGGTCAGTAATTGTAAAATACTTGGAATGGTGCCTAGTATAGTATATCATCTGAGCTCATGAGTTATTATTATCAGTGATGGTAAACCCACGAGGGAATCAGTGGTTAGCGCTACAGCCTGACTTTGTGTCAAAACTCCCGGGTCTGAAGTTGGCAGAACCTACCTGCACCCTGGGATGATGCCCCAAGACGCAGCATTTGTCTTCACCCATCTCACCTACACCCTTCCTCCTCGGAATCGAGGGTAGAAGCTCATGCTTCCCAAAGCTGCTGCCCTCCTGGTCCCCCCCTCGTAAGCCCTGCCTGGCCCTGCCAAGAACAGCCTCTACTGCCAGAACTTGCCAAGGGACATACTTAACCCAAAATAACTTTATTGTTGTCTCCGCTTCTGATATGAAAGTATCCTCAGAACCTTAGCCCAGTTCCCCGTGGGGTGAGAACATGGTTGCACATCAGTGACTGGGCTGGGGCCCCACGGGCTCTTCTGCTGGAAGGGACAAGCCCTAGGCCCGCCCCAACCACCCATTCCcatgtcctccccaccccctggggGCCAGCCCCCCTGCAGTGCAGAAGTTTCAGCCTGAGATTGACCAGACACAGTGAAACCCAGGGC is a genomic window of Ovis canadensis isolate MfBH-ARS-UI-01 breed Bighorn chromosome 5, ARS-UI_OviCan_v2, whole genome shotgun sequence containing:
- the CCL25 gene encoding C-C motif chemokine 25 isoform X8; protein product: MNPWLLVCLMACFAVAWAPTVHAQGAFEDCCLAYHHRVRLSLLRQAQSYYRQDVSGSCNLPAVIFFLPQRNKMVCGRPGASWVQAGMKILDARKKSRLNHHPSTWRNFQGPHSGVRKLSSGTSTLPLSRFSGPTRNSKRKTSLLSTANPAGP
- the CCL25 gene encoding C-C motif chemokine 25 isoform X7 yields the protein MGVLPVPAAVHVGSSSSTHLLSPVNPQGAFEDCCLAYHHRVRLSLLRQAQSYYRQDVSGSCNLPAVIFFLPQRNKMVCGRPGASWVQAGMKILDARKKSRLNHHPSTWRNFQGPHSGVRKLSSGTSTLPLSRFSGPTRNSKRKTSLLSTANPGP
- the CCL25 gene encoding C-C motif chemokine 25 isoform X9, with protein sequence MNPWLLVCLMACFAVAWAPTVHAQGAFEDCCLAYHHRVRLSLLRQAQSYYRQDVSGSCNLPAVIFFLPQRNKMVCGRPGASWVQAGMKILDARKKSRLNHHPSTWRNFQGPHSGVRKLSSGTSTLPLSRFSGPTRNSKRKTSLLSTANPGP
- the CCL25 gene encoding C-C motif chemokine 25 isoform X4, with product MPPASLAAGPGLRWGCSRCLPLSMLGPHHPPTCSLQLILKVGARGGGPACTMNPWLLVCLMACFAVAWAPTVHAQGAFEDCCLAYHHRVRLSLLRQAQSYYRQDVSGSCNLPAVIFFLPQRNKMVCGRPGASWVQAGMKILDARKKSRLNHHPSTWRNFQAGP
- the CCL25 gene encoding C-C motif chemokine 25 isoform X13; this translates as MPPASLAAGPGLRWGCSRCLPLSMLGPHHPPTCSLQLILKVGARGGGPACTMNPWLLVCLMACFAVAWAPTVHAQGAFEDCCLAYHHRVRLSLLRQAQSYYRQDVSGSCNLPAVIFFLPQRNKMVCGRPGASWVQAGMKILDARKKSRLNHHPSTWRNFQGPHSGVRKLSSGTSTLPLSRFSGPTRNSKRKTSLLSTANPAGP
- the CCL25 gene encoding C-C motif chemokine 25 isoform X11 produces the protein MVCVSRLFILPPPRPPSPICKLILKVGARGGGPACTMNPWLLVCLMACFAVAWAPTVHAQGAFEDCCLAYHHRVRLSLLRQAQSYYRQDVSGSCNLPAVIFFLPQRNKMVCGRPGASWVQAGMKILDARKKSRLNHHPSTWRNFQGP
- the CCL25 gene encoding C-C motif chemokine 25 isoform X5, whose amino-acid sequence is MPPASLAAGPGLRWGCSRCLPLSMLGPHHPPTCSLQLILKVGARGGGPACTMNPWLLVCLMACFAVAWAPTVHAQGAFEDCCLAYHHRVRLSLLRQAQSYYRQDVSGSCNLPAVIFFLPQRNKMVCGRPGASWVQAGMKILDARKKSRLNHHPSTWRNFQGP
- the CCL25 gene encoding C-C motif chemokine 25 isoform X2, which translates into the protein MVCVSRLFILPPPRPPSPICKLILKVGARGGGPACTMNPWLLVCLMACFAVAWAPTVHAQGAFEDCCLAYHHRVRLSLLRQAQSYYRQDVSGSCNLPAVIFFLPQRNKMVCGRPGASWVQAGMKILDARKKSRLNHHPSTWRNFQGPHSGVRKLSSGTSTLPLSRFSGPTRNSKRKTSLLSTANPAGP
- the CCL25 gene encoding C-C motif chemokine 25 isoform X12; this encodes MLGPHHPPTCSLQLILKVGARGGGPACTMNPWLLVCLMACFAVAWAPTVHAQGAFEDCCLAYHHRVRLSLLRQAQSYYRQDVSGSCNLPAVIFFLPQRNKMVCGRPGASWVQAGMKILDARKKSRLNHHPSTWRNFQGPHSGVRKLSSGTSTLPLSRFSGPTRNSKRKTSLLSTANPAGP
- the CCL25 gene encoding C-C motif chemokine 25 isoform X3; this translates as MVCVSRLFILPPPRPPSPICKLILKVGARGGGPACTMNPWLLVCLMACFAVAWAPTVHAQGAFEDCCLAYHHRVRLSLLRQAQSYYRQDVSGSCNLPAVIFFLPQRNKMVCGRPGASWVQAGMKILDARKKSRLNHHPSTWRNFQGPHSGVRKLSSGTSTLPLSRFSGPTRNSKRKTSLLSTANPGP
- the CCL25 gene encoding C-C motif chemokine 25 isoform X1; the encoded protein is MPPASLAAGPGLRWGCSRCLPLSMLGPHHPPTCSLQLILKVGARGGGPACTMNPWLLVCLMACFAVAWAPTVHAQGAFEDCCLAYHHRVRLSLLRQAQSYYRQDVSGSCNLPAVIFFLPQRNKMVCGRPGASWVQAGMKILDARKKSRLNHHPSTWRNFQGPHSGVRKLSSGTSTLPLSRFSGPTRNSKRKTSLLSTANPGP
- the CCL25 gene encoding C-C motif chemokine 25 isoform X6, with the protein product MGVLPVPAAVHVGSSSSTHLLSPVNPQGAFEDCCLAYHHRVRLSLLRQAQSYYRQDVSGSCNLPAVIFFLPQRNKMVCGRPGASWVQAGMKILDARKKSRLNHHPSTWRNFQGPHSGVRKLSSGTSTLPLSRFSGPTRNSKRKTSLLSTANPAGP
- the CCL25 gene encoding C-C motif chemokine 25 isoform X10 — its product is MVCVSRLFILPPPRPPSPICKLILKVGARGGGPACTMNPWLLVCLMACFAVAWAPTVHAQGAFEDCCLAYHHRVRLSLLRQAQSYYRQDVSGSCNLPAVIFFLPQRNKMVCGRPGASWVQAGMKILDARKKSRLNHHPSTWRNFQAGP